The Carassius gibelio isolate Cgi1373 ecotype wild population from Czech Republic chromosome A24, carGib1.2-hapl.c, whole genome shotgun sequence genome window below encodes:
- the si:ch73-173p19.2 gene encoding V-type proton ATPase 116 kDa subunit a 1 has product MSSLFRSEEMCLVQLFFQTESAHNCISELGHLGLVQFKDLNPGVTTFQRRFVKEVKKCEEMERILRYLEKEMVKSNIVIAATKEKEMVPCARDVLELESTFEKLERELREINRNHATLRQNLVELMDIDSLLRMTEYFFEEAESLLTYSEPPSEDSVSMTVSSHITSRRNSNSSTSGALHLSFIAGVIKQERFPAFEKVLWRLFHGNFVLRHAEIQATEELQAVRGAVKKDVFIIFVQGGRVREKIRKVCEGFRASLYSCPKTLYERKQMSNSVMTQMQDLRMILRRTEEYRASVLTRAAEHVQEWSSKVKKMKAIYYTLNLCNIDITQKLIVAEIWCPVSDLAIVQNALIKGSEQSGSSVTPVLNRIQTQQTPPTFNRTNTFTEGFQTIIDAYGVGTYQEINPAPCTIVTFPFLFAVMFGDCGHGLVMTLFAVWVISQAESFRKWKNEVTDVLIGGRYIILLMGMFSIYTGLIYNDCFSKSFNIFGSSWCVRPMFHPHGPWQNETLQEYNHLQLNPFVPGVYSGDPYVFGIDPVWNIASNKLSFLNSFKMKMSVILGVSHMLFGVSLSLVNFVHFRKFQAIFLQFVPQLIFMLSLFGYLIFLILYKWCITLRSETAPSILLLFINMMLFDYQSEHLLLYGGQKGLQIFLVLTAVLMVPVLLLVKPFLIYRTRMKTRHQVLGNNLNDQHGTDTRSSFSHHQSDEMVSMGDIFVYQAIHTVEFCLGCISNTASYLRLWALSLAHAELSEVLWRMVLQVGLKISSGMGSLMLVVLFAAFAVLTVTILLVMEGLSAFLHALRLHWVEFQNKFYEGSGYKFAPLSFDSLLKTQQ; this is encoded by the exons ATGAGTTCTTTATTTCGTAGTGAGGAGATGTGTCTCGTGCAGCTGTTTTTTCAAACCGAATCGGCTCACAATTGCATCAGTGAACTTGGACATCTTGGATTGGTTCAGTTTAAAGAT CTGAATCCAGGTGTAACAACCTTTCAGAGGCGATTTGTGAAAGAAGTGAAGAAATGTGAAGAAATGGAGAGAATTCTGA GGTATCTTGAGAAGGAGATGGTGAAATCTAACATTGTAATTGCTGCAACAAAGGAGAAGGAGATGGTGCCATGTGCCAGAGATGTTCTGGAGCTTGAG TCCACATTTGAGAAGTTGGAGCGGGAACTGCGAGAAATCAACCGTAACCATGCCACACTCCGACAGAACCTCGTTGAGCTGATGGACATTGACTCTCTGCTGAGGATGACTGAATACTTCTTTGAAGAG GCCGAGTCGCTGCTGACCTACTCTGAGCCTCCCTCTGAAGACTCCGTGTCTATGACCGTCTCATCACACATAACCAGCCGCAGAAACAGCAACTCCAGCACCTCTGGAGCACTACATCTTAG CTTTATTGCAGGTGTTATCAAACAAGAAAGGTTTCCAGCTTTTGAAAAGGTTCTTTGGCGCCTTTTTCATGGAAATTTCGTCCTTCGGCATGCAGAGATCCAGGCCACCGAGGAACTACAAGCGGTG AGGGGAGCTGTGAAGAAGGATGTGTTCATTATTTTTGTCCAGGGAGGTCGTGTGCGAGAAAAAATCAGAAAAGTCTGTGAAGG ATTTCGTGCCAGCTTGTACTCATGCCCCAAAACTCTGTATGAGCGCAAGCAAATGAGCAACAGCGTAATGACACAAATGCAAGATCTTCGAATG ATCCTGAGAAGAACTGAAGAATATCGTGCCAGTGTCTTGACGCGAGCAGCGGAGCACGTCCAGGAGTGGAGCAGTAAAGTGAAGAAGATGAAGGCCATCTACTACACCCTCAATCTCTGCAACATAGACATCACGCAGAAGCTGATCGTGGCAGAGATCTGGTGTCCTGTGTCAGATCTCGCTATAGTTCAAAACGCCCTGATTAAGGGATCT gAGCAGAGCGGATCCAGTGTGACTCCAGTACTGAACCGAATCCAAACCCAGCAAACTCCACCGACCTTCAACAGAACCAACACATTTACTGAGGGATTCCAGACTATTATTGACGCCTATGGGGTCGGCACTTATCAGGAGATCAATCCAG CTCCATGCACTATTGTAACCTTCCCTTTCCTGTTTGCGGTGATGTTTGGAGATTGTGGTCATGGACTGGTGATGACGCTATTTGCAGTCTGGGTCATTTCACAGGCTGAATCCTTCAGGAAATGGAAAAATGAG GTCACAGATGTCTTGATCGGGGGACGCTATATTATCCTGCTCATGGGAATGTTCTCCATTTACACTGGTCTGATTTACAACGACTGCTTCTCCAAGTCCTTCAACATCTTCGGCTCTTCCTGGTGTGTTCGGCCCATGTTTCATCCTCATGGCCCTTGGCA aaaTGAAACGCTGCAAGAGTATAACCATCTTCAGCTGAACCCATTTGTGCCTGGAGTTTACTCTGGAGACCCGTATGTGTTTGGAATTGACCCG gtTTGGAATATTGCATCAAACAAGCTGTCATTTCTAAACTCCTTCAAGATGAAGATGTCAGTCATACTGGGAGTCAGTCACATGCTCTTTGGAGTCTCCCTGAGTTTGGTCAACTTTGT ACATTTCCGAAAATTCCAGGCCATTTTCCTTCAGTTTGTTCCCCAGCTGATCTTCATGCTGTCTCTCTTTGGATACCTGATCTTCCTCATCCTCTATAAATGGTGCATCACTCTACGCTCTGAAACGGCTCCCAGCATTCTGCTGCTCTTCATCAACATGATGCTGTTTGATTACCAGTCTGAACATCTGCTTCTCTACGGAGGACAG AAAGGGCTTCAGATCTTCTTGGTTTTGACGGCGGTGCTCATGGTTCCTGTGCTGCTCCTGGTGAAACCCTTCCTCATCTACAGGACCCGCATGAAGACCAGACACCAG GTGTTGGGGAACAATCTGAATGATCAGCATGGCACAGATACACGCTCGTCCTTCTCACATCATCAGAGTGATGAGATG GTAAGTATGGGAGACATCTTTGTGTATCAGGCCATCCACACAGTCGAGTTCTGCCTGGGCTGCATCTCCAACACGGCCTCGTATCTCCGGCTCTGGGCGCTCAGTCTGGCTCACGCAG AGCTGTCGGAGGTGCTTTGGAGGATGGTTCTCCAGGTGGGCCTGAAGATCTCCTCTGGTATGGGTTCACTCATGCTGGTGGTGCTGTTTGCAGCTTTCGCTGTTCTCACCGTGACTATTCTTCTGGTTATGGAGGGCCTGTCTGCCTTTCTGCATGCTTTACGACTACACTG GGTTGAATTCCAGAACAAGTTTTACGAGGGATCCGGCTACAAGTTCGCACCCTTGTCCTTTGACAGCCTGTTAAAAACACAGCAGTAA
- the LOC127946557 gene encoding uncharacterized protein LOC127946557 — translation MDSTSTIGGFVSTLTEMGFSEDQIQAAIQAGFFSVPDAADWLLQGGSPRHKLFKQPSGPLETAFSAFNPPKDALCSNNNSQSDETGASLVLVPPSVNAPNAKEHPPLETRIKQDKSNFHEQQRQRVAQEARAEKTQKKQERELVLKRIAEDRRSQQEKTQSEATAETSPSSGQRLGGRVETSLDNHCILMIRLPSGESMRERFPADTPLSHVVEYIASRHPSLPAFSLLQGFPRKRFGDAELTCSLRCLGLTPNAALCIQTTPPVTPQDPPSPVSRLAVVGQAEAEPQEEPVEPPHEQPQVEDRALEELEIPPPLPHQLWEEAVGYAGIPGVEPPLSGPSHYWGRGHKLVRGEAENVEHVENEEQPEEVVLPPFNLNGLPQLPFFLENRGRVGLEPRHHWPEQGNRLREAEPDDPEDPEEGRALRGAAGQAAVERLQQAAHHDEQSSSHGHPSPPKKAFKTPRVPPLCSMATRATVSLMTAPSMQYSSSLACLTPELVELLLTHMARERLLRPRTLELFFGCPLQKFVLNCYPYTTNELLRQLRAFSSLKHLSFVNSPLITDAGLSVLSNLSKLQHLNLSSCNKLTDSCLQHIAGLRSLTFLALDQTKVSDAGLLMYLGSGSLALCQLSLNHTAITESTLRALPTCVPQLRTLSIKHTKVSDVSALAELRSLQTLHLDGTGVREDTLQCLATHPSLSALSLAGIPVADGDRTLEIISGLRLTQLTLPGRHTVTDSGLLFLSRQTLLLELDLTDYTQLSDHGITQLSSMSRLKKLSLSNTQVSDSGLQGLISLKELQELCLDRTAVTSRGVAALITHLPHLQVMGLASTQVGDTVIRRGLVHCPQLLKLNLSRTRITDQGLKFLCRMQLSQVNLDGTGVTLVGIANLISACPHLISVRASQTRAIPPDQQSDDDSDNDNGTDARRS, via the exons ATGGACTCCACATCG ACCATAGGAGGGTTCGTCAGCACTCTCACTGAGATGGGCTTCAGTGAGGATCAGATACAGGCGGCGATACAGGCAGGATTCTTCTCTGTACCAGACGCAGCTGATTG GCTTTTGCAGGGTGGGAGTCCACGGCATAAGCTATTCAAGCAGCCTTCAGGTCCTTTAGAGACGGCATTTTCTGCATTTAACCCTCCCAAAGATGCTCTCTGCTCCAACAACAACTCACAGTCTGATGAAACAG GTGCTTCATTGGTCTTGGTACCACCTTCTGTGAACGCTCCCAATGCAAAAGAGCATCCACCCCTGGAAACACGGATCAAGCAGGATAAGAGTAATTTCCACGAGCAGCAGAGGCAGCGAGTGGCCCAAGAGGCACGGGCAGAAAAGACACAGAAGAAGCAG GAGCGTGAGTTGGTATTGAAGAGGATAGCAGAGGACCGGCGTAGTCAGCAGGAGAAAACCCAAAGCGAAGCCACGGCCGAGACCTCTCCATCAAGTGGACAGAGACTGGGTGGACGTGTGGAGACCAGCTTGGACAACCACTGCATCCTTATG ATTCGTCTTCCCTCTGGGGAATCAATGCGTGAGCGTTTTCCTGCGGACACTCCCTTAAGTCACGTCGTCGAATACATTGCCAGCCGCCACCCTTCACTACCCGCTTTTTCCCTCCTGCAAGGGTTTCCTCGAAAGCGCTTTGGGGACGCTGAGCTAACCTGCTCCCTCCGGTGTCTGGGACTGACTCCCAATGCTGCACTTTGCATACAGACCACACCCCCTGTAACGCCTCAGGACCCGCCTAGTCCAGTGTCCCGATTGGCTGTTGTAGGGCAGGCAGAGGCGGAGCCACAGGAAGAGCCGGTAGAGCCACCGCATGAGCAACCCCAGGTGGAGGACAGAGCTTTAGAGGAACTTGAGATACCTCCTCCTCTGCCCCATCAGCTGTGGGAGGAAGCAgtggggtatgctgggattcctgGGGTCGAACCTCCGCTGTCAGGACCCTCTCACTACTGGG GACGAGGCCATAAACTGGTGCGAGGTGAAGCAGAAAATGTGGAACATGTGGAAAATGAGGAACAACCAGAAGAAGTAGTTCTACCTCCATTTAATCTCAATG GACTGCCACAGTTGCCCTTCTTCCTGGAGAACAGGGGAAGAGTAGGACTGGAGCCGAGACATCACTGGCCGGAGCAGGGCAACAGACTCCG GGAGGCGGAGCCTGATGACCCAGAAGATCCTGAGGAAGGCCGTGCGTTGCGTGGAGCTGCGGGTCAAGCAGCAGTAGAGCGTTTACAACAAGCCGCCCATCACGACGAGCAGTCATCATCACACGGGCATCCCTCACCCCCCAAAAAAGCCTTCAAGACCCCCCGCGTGCCCCCTCTCTGTTCGATGGCCACCAGGGCCACCGTTTCCCTCATGACAG CTCCCAGCATGCAGTACAGCAGCAGCCTGGCCTGTTTGACTCCCGAGCTGGTCGAACTCTTGTTGACTCATATGGCACGTGAACGTCTCCTCCGACCGCGTACGCTGGAGCTGTTCTTTGGCTGCCCGCTGCAAAAGTTTGTCCTAAACTGCTATCCTTATACCACCAATGAGCTGCTGCGGCAACTGAGAGCATTTTCCTCACTTAAACACCTCAGCTTTGTCAACTCTCCACTCATCACAG ACGCTGGTCTTTCGGTTTTGTCCAACCTCTCCAAACTTCAGCATCTCAACCTGTCGTCTTGTAACAAACTAACAGACAGCTGTTTGCAGCACATCGCAG GTCTCCGCAGCCTGACGTTCCTGGCTCTGGACCAGACCAAAGTAAGCGATGCAGGTCTGCTGATGTATCTGGGGTCAGGTTCTCTAGCGCTGTGTCAGCTCAGCCTCAATCACACGGCCATCACTGAGAGCACACTGAGAGCGCTGCCCACATGTGTACCACAGCTACGAACACTCAGTATTAAACACACCAAG GTGAGTGACGTGTCTGCACTCGCAGAGCTCCGAAGCCTGCAGACGCTTCACCTGGACGGCACAGGTGTACGAGAAGATACTCTCCAGTGCCTAGCAACCCACCCCAGCCTATCAGCTCTCAGCCTGGCCGGCATACCAGTCGCGGATGGAGACCGCACGCTGGAGATCATTTCAG GCCTCAGGCTTACCCAGCTCACCCTGCCTGGCAGACACACTGTGACGGACAGTGGACTTCTGTTTCTCTCCAGACAGACTTTGCTTTTAGAGCTCGACCTGACTGACTACACTCAGCTCAGTGACCACGGCATTACACAGCTTTCCAGCATGAGCAG GTTGAAGAAGCTGTCTCTTAGCAACACTCAGGTGAGTGACAGCGGGCTGCAGGGACTGATCAGTCTAAAAGAGCTCCAGGAGCTGTGTCTGGACCGTACAGCCGTCACCAGCAGGGGCGTTGCAGCCTTGATCACACACCTACCACATCTGCAG gtgATGGGTTTGGCCAGTACACAGGTGGGCGACACGGTGATCAGACGAGGTCTGGTTCACTGTCCTCAGCTGCTGAAACTCAATCTCAGCAGAACCAGAATCACAGATCAGG GTCTGAAGTTCCTGTGCCGTATGCAGCTGAGTCAAGTGAACCTGGATGGCACAGGTGTAACTCTTGTTGGCATTGCCAACCTGATCTCCGCCTGCCCTCATCTGATCAGCGTACGAGCCAGCCAAACCCGCGCCATTCCTCCAGACCAACAGTCTGACGACGACAGCGATAACGATAATGGCACCGATGCCAGACGATCCTAG